The Delphinus delphis chromosome 11, mDelDel1.2, whole genome shotgun sequence DNA segment ACTGAAGGAAAGCAGGACGAGGTGCGAGGGCGGCGCGGTGGCCCCGGCGCCCCTCGGATGCTGTGGcggccgcggctcgcgcccgggTACCGCAAAGGCGACCTGCCGCATTCCCGCTCGGACTCTCCGCCGACTCAGCACCGCCCCTGCGCCAAGCCGGCTGGCCAGGTAGGGGGTTCCCCGGTCCGGGGCTTCAGAAGTGGGGCTTGGGGCGGCGGGTGAGGGGAGCCGGGGGCGCGGGGATGCTGCCTGGACCTGGAGCTCCGCCAGCGTCTCTGGGCGCTTTTCCGATCTCTAGTTTAACGAAGTTGTAAACAGATCGGCTGTTGGGCATTGGGGAAAGTGGGATGGAGGAGCCCCAAACTTGGATTTCGGGTGTCTGCGTGTGTCTGTCTGCGTGTCTGTGATATAACGCTAGCAAAAGTCTCGTGCTTTCTCAAAAAGCTAGAGGTCTGTGCTCTTCCGTGTCTGTGGGTCCGTCCCATATGAACGCTTCTGATCTTCTGCCCCCGTATCACTTTCTATTTCTCTGCAGCGTCCATCGATTGCCCCGGTGGGAGCTTAGAAGGCGGCAGGCGAAGAGGGCTAGCAGGGGGGAGAGCCGAGGAGAAGCAGAGGGGGTGGCAGGCGAGGGCATCTGCCGAGCTGGCTCTGCCCCGGGTCCTAGGAGGGCTCGCGGAGGGGAAGGGAGGCCAGGGCGGCCCCCAAGCGGTGGCCCGGGCCGCTAGAACGGCGCTGCGTTAAGGCACCTCGGAGCAGGAAGCAACACCAACCCTCCTCCCATCGCCACccccagtccccccacccccaccccagtccccaccccgccccggagAAAAGCTGCACCCGGGGCGGCAGGCGAGGGGGACTCCAAACTGAGAAACAGGCGGGGGGGTGGAGACGGTCTCCAAGTGGCAGATCCCTCCACCTGCTGGCTCGGAAGCCCCGCCCGCTGAGCTCGGGGGAGCCGCGCACGCAGGTGGGGGGGGCGCGCgggtccccccccaccccgcctccctcgcccctccccgccccgggcCCGCCCCGGgtctcccgccgccgccgccgccgccgccgccccctgCCTCCACCATGACGGTGATGTCGGGAGAGAACGTGGACGAGGCTTCGGCCGCCCCGGGCCACCCCCAGGACGGCAGCTACCCGCGGCCGGCCGAGCACGACGACCACGAGTGCTGCGAGCGCGTGGTCATCAACATCTCCGGGCTGCGCTTCGAGACGCAGCTCAAGACGCTGGCGCAGTTCCCCAACACGCTGCTGGGCAACCCTAAGAAACGCATGCGCTACTTCGACCCGCTGAGGAACGAGTACTTCTTCGACCGCAACCGGCCCAGCTTCGACGCCATCCTCTACTACTACCAGTCGGGGGGCCGGCTGCGGAGGCCGGTCAACGTGCCGCTGGACATGTTCTCCGAAGAGATCAAGTTTTACGAGCTGGGCGAGGAGGCCATGGAGAAGTTCCGGGAGGACGAGGGCTTCATCAAGGAAGAGGAGCGCCCCCTGCCCGACAAGGAGTACCAGCGCCAGGTGTGGCTGCTGTTCGAGTACCCCGAGAGCTCGGGGCCCGCCCGGGTCATCGCCATCGTCTCCGTCATGGTCATCCTCATCTCCATCGTCATCTTTTGTCTGGAGACGCTGCCCGAGTTGAAGGATGACAAGGACTTCACGGGCACCGTCCACCGCCTCGACAACACCACGGTGGTCTACAGCGTCAACATCTTCACGGACCCCTTCTTCATCGTGGAAACCCTGTGCATCATCTGGTTCTCCTTCGAGCTGGTGGTGCGCTTCTTCGCCTGCCCCAGCAAGACGGACTTCTTCAAAAACATCATGAACTTCATCGACATCGTGGCCATCATCCCCTACTTCATCACCCTGGGCACCGAGATAGCTGAGCAGGAGGGGAACCAGAAGGGCGAGCAGGCCACGTCGCTGGCCATCCTCAGGGTCATCCGGTTGGTAAGGGTTTTTAGAATCTTCAAACTCTCCCGCCACTCTAAGGGCCTCCAGATCCTGGGCCAGACCCTCAAAGCCAGTATGAGAGAGCTAGGGCtgcttatctttttcctt contains these protein-coding regions:
- the KCNA1 gene encoding potassium voltage-gated channel subfamily A member 1; protein product: MTVMSGENVDEASAAPGHPQDGSYPRPAEHDDHECCERVVINISGLRFETQLKTLAQFPNTLLGNPKKRMRYFDPLRNEYFFDRNRPSFDAILYYYQSGGRLRRPVNVPLDMFSEEIKFYELGEEAMEKFREDEGFIKEEERPLPDKEYQRQVWLLFEYPESSGPARVIAIVSVMVILISIVIFCLETLPELKDDKDFTGTVHRLDNTTVVYSVNIFTDPFFIVETLCIIWFSFELVVRFFACPSKTDFFKNIMNFIDIVAIIPYFITLGTEIAEQEGNQKGEQATSLAILRVIRLVRVFRIFKLSRHSKGLQILGQTLKASMRELGLLIFFLFIGVILFSSAVYFAEAEEAESHFSSIPDAFWWAVVSMTTVGYGDMYPVTIGGKIVGSLCAIAGVLTIALPVPVIVSNFNYFYHRETEGEEQAQLLHVSAPNLASDSDLSRRSSSTISKSEYMEIEEDVNNSIAHFRQANVRTGNCTAADQNCVNKSKLLTDV